Proteins from one Trichoplusia ni isolate ovarian cell line Hi5 chromosome 9, tn1, whole genome shotgun sequence genomic window:
- the LOC113497521 gene encoding protein ALP1-like produces the protein MDVEETALLLYVRRRREFKRKKKQWWVHPYLADRCKKGQFVNIYADLRRYPDKFFNYVRMSVRSFDELLTLCENDLLKQDTILRKSISPEEKLFVTLRYLASGCTMRELHYSFRLGQTTLSTIIKEVCAVIWDKLQTCLSLPATANDWMKIADGFEKHANFPHCIGSIDGKHIRLIQPADSGSMYYNYKHFFSLVLMAACDANYNFIYIDVGAYGKSSDSAIFQETELYKKLISNTLNIPEPLQISENNPTLFPYVFIGDEAFGLSTNIMRPYGGNNLSAEKKIFNYRLSRARRYIECTFGILTNKWRIFHRPLNVHTELAKSIVRTCCVLHNFVRSRDGYSYDDTLTIMGFQTTTQQNFNRGGRAATTTRDNFTHYFVNENPLSWQNNYIH, from the exons ATGGACGTTGAAGAGACAGCACTACTGCTGTATGTACGTAGGAGAAGAGAGTtcaagagaaaaaagaaacagtggTGGGTTCATCCTTATTTAGCCGATCGCTGTAAGAAAGGACAATTCGTCAACATATACGCCGATCTAAGAAGATATCcggataagttttttaattatgtgagAATGTCCGTGAGGTCCTTTGATGAGTTACTGACTTTGTGTGAAAATGATTTGTTAAAGCAAgacacaatattaagaaaatcaatcAGTCCTGAAGAAAAGTTGTTTGTAACATTAAG gTACCTCGCAAGTGGATGTACGATGAGAGAATTGCATTATAGCTTTCGTCTAGGACAAACAACATTAAGCACAATAATAAAAGAAGTGTGTGCTGTGATTTGGGATAAGTTGCAAACATGTTTATCACTTCCGGCTACTGCAAATGACTGGATGAAAATAGCAGATGGTTTCGAAAAACATGCCAACTTTCCACACTGCATCGGTAGTATCGATGGAAAGCACATAAGACTGATTCAACCTGCTGATTCTGGTTCGatgtattataactataaacactttttttcattGGTGCTGATGGCTGCATGTGAcgctaattataatttcatttatatagaCGTCGGTGCCTATGGGAAAAGTAGCGATTCAGCAATTTTCCAAGAAACTGAATTGTATAAGAAACTCATaagtaatactttaaatattccaGAGCCCctacaaatttcagaaaatAACCCAACGCTTTTCCCTTACGTATTTATAGGCGATGAAGCATTCGGGTTGAGCACAAATATTATGCGTCCATACGGAGGAAACAACCTCAGTGCcgaaaagaaaatttttaacTACAGACTATCGAGAGCTCGCCGTTACATCGAGTGCACATTTGGCATCTTAACAAATAAATGGAGAATTTTCCACAGACCATTAAATGTCCACACAGAATTAGCAAAATCCATTGTGAGAACATGTTGTGTGTTACACAATTTTGTACGTTCTAGAGATGGATATTCATATGATGATACTCTGACAATAATGGGCTTTCAAACAACAACACAGCAAAATTTCAATAGAGGAGGGCGTGCTGCTACTACCACTCGAGATAATTttacacattattttgtaaacgaaAACCCACTTTCAtggcaaaataattatattcattaa
- the LOC113497523 gene encoding uncharacterized protein LOC113497523: MDNFDTERFIIEIQSRPSLWDNSSSDYSDRDLKKKCWEEVVDLFGEQEQTVEQKKSFGLVLQKRWKSIRSCYAREVKRQRNVKSGSGATNRKSEYIYFKQLQFLQKVVAIREEGEEEKNSESTEVGERPKKATNKRKLAVDDDPFIQALNNSIEQRRRETTEQRLRETAEVDEDRLFLLSLLSTLKNLPPQIKMATKIKMLTLLNDASGFSGNRTFDYTGPSFRNSPEINPGGRMMSHDTYHPGYSTQRQVIATEYPGPSYRTNTNYQNEPITSSPNSPYNSMNTMTYASSPSDTNDSQDSEPLMDLYST, from the exons ATGGATAATTTCGATACAGAAAGGTTTATTATCGAAATTCAAAGTAGACCATCACTTTGGGATAATTCCTCGTCAGATTATTCCGATAgagatttgaaaaagaaatgttgGGAGGAAGTTGTAGATTTATTTGGAGAACAGGAGCAAACCGTTGAACAAAAAAAGAGCTTTG gGTTAGTGTTGCAAAAAAGGTGGAAAAGCATCAGATCATGCTATGCGCGGGAAGTCAAACGTCAAAGAAATGTTAAGTCCGGGTCTGGAGCCACTAACCGCAAAAgcgaatatatatattttaagcagTTACAGTTTCTACAAAAAGTAGTAGCTATCAGAGAAGAAggtgaagaagaaaaaaattcgGAGAGCACTGAAGTAGGCGAGCGACCAAAAAAAGCTACAAACAAACGTAAACTAGCAGTAGACGATGATCCTTTTATTCAagcattaaataattcaattgagCAAAGACGCCGTGAGACAACAGAGCAGAGACTACGCGAGACAGCTGAGGTTGACGAAGATCGGCTATTTTTGCTTTCATTGTTGAGCACATTAAAAAATCTACCTCCTCAAATTAAAATGGCTACCAAAATAAAGATGCTAACTTTGTTGAACGATGCGTCAGGTTTTTCTGGTAACAGGACGTTTGATTATACTGGTCCGTCTTTTCGGAATTCTCCAGAAATTAATCCAGGTGGCAGGATGATGAGTCATGACACCTACCATCCTGGTTATTCGACGCAACGGCAAGTGATTGCTACTGAATATCCTGGACCAAGTTATAGGACAAACACGAATTATCAGAATGAACCTATCACAAGTAGTCCTAATTCCCCATATAATTCTATGAATACAATGACATATGCAAGTTCTCCAAGCGACACAAATGATTCACAGGACTCAGAACCACTTATGGATCTATATAGCACTTAA